A DNA window from Alphaproteobacteria bacterium contains the following coding sequences:
- the rplL gene encoding 50S ribosomal protein L7/L12, translating into MANLDKIVEELSKLTVLEASQLSKLLEESWGVSAAAAPVAAAAVAGGGAEAAEAQTEFTVMLTEAGANKINVIKEVRAITGLGLTESKTLVESAPKAVKEGVTKDQAEKFKKQLEDAGAKVDIK; encoded by the coding sequence ATGGCAAATCTAGACAAAATCGTAGAAGAATTATCAAAGTTGACTGTATTGGAAGCTTCTCAGCTTTCAAAATTGTTAGAAGAAAGTTGGGGCGTAAGCGCTGCTGCTGCTCCAGTTGCAGCCGCGGCAGTTGCTGGCGGAGGCGCAGAAGCTGCTGAAGCACAAACTGAGTTTACAGTTATGTTAACTGAGGCAGGTGCAAACAAAATCAATGTGATTAAAGAAGTTCGTGCTATTACAGGCTTGGGACTAACAGAATCTAAAACATTGGTCGAAAGTGCTCCAAAAGCAGTTAAAGAAGGCGTTACCAAAGATCAAGCTGAAAAGTTTAAAAAGCAATTAGAAGATGCCGGCGCAAAGGTCGACATTAAATAG